tcccttgcTCTGCAATTCCttacaataaatattttattagtaCTAAGGAGAGCCATAGGCTTCTGATTCATCTGTAAGCTCTTTTTCCAGGAATGCAGACAGCAGACATACAGCAATTAGCCTGTGCAGAACTTTTCTTCTGTTCTAATTAAGGTGAGAGAAGTATTGCCTCAACCTTCCAAGATGCAGGAGCCTGTTGCTGGAGATCTCAATGCACTCCCTCCTCCAAGTCGCATCACAATAATGAACCCTGCAGCGAATCCCCGGCGAATGCGACGGATTATTGCTGAGGATCCTGAGTGGAGTCTAGCAATAGTTCCTCTGCTAACAGAGCTCTGCATTCAGCACATAATCAACAACTTTGAAAGTAAGTCAGATTTTTTGTGTGCAGTTTTTGGTGTGAAAGTATTCAGTCAGGTTGGAAATATAtctgcaattgggggggggggggtcaatgaaaaggaaaaagaaaagaaactggagtGGATGGCTCATTTGAAAGTGCTAAGCAGTTCTGCATGACCAAACCATTGCCAGTTAACTGCTCAATTCCATGAATAATTTTGAATCATTATCATGGGTTGTATAATATAGCAGGTGTATTGATACTAAAAACTGAATCTGATTAACATTATTGTCTCCTCCTATGAAATTATGAGGAAAAGTTATTGAGAAAATGTGTTAGCATTGTTAACACCAGTTCCAAGATTATTTGCCAGAAGCAATCCTGAACAAGGGGAAAACCAAATATATGTGTGTGGGGCCAGCATGGACAAAGTGGCTTGCCAGGCATTATTGAACTGCAATTCCTGGCATTTTCACAATTGTTTCTGCTGcctaaggctgctgggagttgtagcccaacaacaccttgagggctgcactttgcccacccgtTGTATAATGCAATATTTCTTGTGAACTGATTCCTAGGATACTATAAAAGAGCAAGCAAAGCCCACATTCCAAATAGGTCTCAATTTCCTTATAGtcctaatttcttttctttccaattaGACAATCCTATTTTGCATAGCCTCCTTCCTGAGCACCAGAGGAAGGTGCTGGACAAGATCTCTACAAGTCTGCCCCTCACTGTGACTGCCAATCTGATTAGTGACGAAAACTATTGGAAACGTTGTTGCACGGAGAGATGGACAGTTTGTGATGTATCCCACTATGGAAATAGCTGGAAACAGATGTTTTTTGAAAGGTATCTGGAGAACATTTTGAAGTTCTACATTCCAGATACCACTAGCCCGAACCAAGTCCTGGATATCATCCCACTGTGCAAGGAATACGTGAGAAAGCTGGAAATTGATCAGTTCCTTCCACCAGTTAAATTAgatcagaagaaagaagaagaagaagtttctGATACTGAAAGTGACGCTGGAATAGATGAACCTTCCATGGACCATTTCGATATGAGTATGCTCATTCCAGCCCTTTGTCACCTAGAGGAGTTGCACCTGTCTTATGGTGTTAAAGACTGTGGCATGAATTTTGAATGGAATCTTTTTGAGTTCACTTACCGGGACTGTTTCTCACTGGCTCAATCTCTCAAGAAGTGTCTCACTCTGAAAGTAATTTTCCCCCAATGTATAATATTTCTAAACTTAAGCACAGAATGATAGTTCCTAAATTTCACAGACCAATTTAACaattcttgcatttgtgtaagaCTGTGTCCAAATGAAATTACTATGTGAAATCTGTAGTTTCAGAAAGAACCAGTTTCAGAGCCCTGTTGCCTACCAATTCAAATTACTCTTATTTAGGAGTTTAATGTCATTTATATGTTACTGCAGACATATGGGAAACACTTTTTCATAGCTTCATCCTATGTAAATAACTTTGATTTGCCTGTTTTTTTCCCAGATGGCCAAAGATTTTATGTAATTGGTCCTGTAGACATGCTGCGGATGCTAGGCCTTTACATACGATAGCAGCATGATTAGATGAAGCACCAGAAATAATTTCATACATTGTAATCAATAAATGGCACTTAACTTCCATGGACTTCTTTCCAAGTAAGAGCCAAACCATATTGGTTTGGGAATGCTGAGGGAAgagagattattttattttttttatttaccagTTAAAGCATTTCTATCCAGATGGGACACACATAATACAAATACCATAGAATAATTAATTcaacacaattaaaataataatatgaaaCAGACGacaaaatttaaacattaaactGGGCAGAAAACCTCCAAATCATGGGCACAAATCCCCAAAGTTTTGGGCTTAATGCTGTGCCTTACCTA
The Pogona vitticeps strain Pit_001003342236 chromosome 1, PviZW2.1, whole genome shotgun sequence genome window above contains:
- the DRC5 gene encoding dynein regulatory complex subunit 5 isoform X2, whose product is MQEPVAGDLNALPPPSRITIMNPAANPRRMRRIIAEDPEWSLAIVPLLTELCIQHIINNFENNPILHSLLPEHQRKVLDKISTSLPLTVTANLISDENYWKRCCTERWTVCDVSHYGNSWKQMFFERYLENILKFYIPDTTSPNQVLDIIPLCKEYVRKLEIDQFLPPVKLDQKKEEEEVSDTESDAGIDEPSMDHFDMSMLIPALCHLEELHLSYGVKDCGMNFEWNLFEFTYRDCFSLAQSLKKCLTLKVFKLTRSKVDDDKARILIKHLLDHPSLTELDLSHNLIADRGTRAVGKLINCSKLVTLNLCDNRIRATGAQAIAHALSKNSTLTSLNLRLNCIEDEGGQAICHALLVNSTVTTLHLGGNELSEPTATLFSQVLAQNTTLTHINLSCNHIGLTELCYIYQGTCECRRQTTWIQKLGIRPETAGGNALSYYQIQHTYY
- the DRC5 gene encoding dynein regulatory complex subunit 5 isoform X1 — encoded protein: MQEPVAGDLNALPPPSRITIMNPAANPRRMRRIIAEDPEWSLAIVPLLTELCIQHIINNFENNPILHSLLPEHQRKVLDKISTSLPLTVTANLISDENYWKRCCTERWTVCDVSHYGNSWKQMFFERYLENILKFYIPDTTSPNQVLDIIPLCKEYVRKLEIDQFLPPVKLDQKKEEEEVSDTESDAGIDEPSMDHFDMSMLIPALCHLEELHLSYGVKDCGMNFEWNLFEFTYRDCFSLAQSLKKCLTLKVFKLTRSKVDDDKARILIKHLLDHPSLTELDLSHNLIADRGTRAVGKLINCSKLVTLNLCDNRIRATGAQAIAHALSKNSTLTSLNLRLNCIEDEGGQAICHALLVNSTVTTLHLGGNELSEPTATLFSQVLAQNTTLTHINLSCNHIGLDGGKQLLEGMSDNKTVVEFDLRLAEVGQESEYLINQAIKTNQELARLRTLHHSSSNHVPTSPEEKKS